A DNA window from Syntrophaceae bacterium contains the following coding sequences:
- a CDS encoding zinc-dependent alcohol dehydrogenase family protein, with protein sequence MKAMFLKGISRFTENRSPLAFAEVPTPVPGEGEVLLRVSACGVCHTELDEIEGRTPPPRFPVIPGHQVVGRVVGRGSGAERFPVGERVGVGWIYRACGRCPFCLEGNENLCPDFEATGRDTDGGYAEYITVPEAFAHPLPPAFNDVEAAPLLCAGAIGWRSLRLTGLRNGQRLGLTGFGASAHLVLRLVRHRYPDTPVFVFARSERERAFARELGAVWAGDTADTAPERLDAVIDTTPAWKPVVEALKNLAPGGRLVINAIRKEEGDKEVLLALQYPEHLWMEKEIKSAANVARRDIAEFLAMAAEIPIRPEVQAYPLAEANHALSELKEGKIRGAKVLVTGG encoded by the coding sequence ATGAAGGCAATGTTCCTGAAGGGTATATCCCGTTTCACCGAAAATCGAAGTCCCCTGGCGTTTGCAGAGGTTCCCACGCCCGTTCCGGGAGAAGGCGAGGTCCTTCTCCGGGTCTCCGCCTGCGGTGTCTGCCACACGGAGCTGGACGAGATCGAGGGACGGACGCCACCGCCCCGCTTCCCCGTCATCCCCGGCCATCAGGTGGTGGGCCGCGTCGTCGGGCGTGGATCCGGGGCGGAGCGGTTTCCGGTCGGAGAACGGGTCGGCGTAGGCTGGATCTACCGCGCCTGCGGCCGCTGTCCATTCTGCCTGGAGGGAAACGAGAATCTCTGCCCGGACTTCGAGGCAACGGGACGGGACACCGATGGCGGGTACGCCGAATACATAACCGTTCCGGAGGCTTTCGCCCATCCCCTGCCGCCGGCGTTTAACGACGTCGAGGCGGCTCCCCTCCTGTGCGCCGGGGCCATCGGCTGGAGGTCCCTCCGGCTGACAGGCCTGCGGAACGGTCAACGGCTCGGCCTCACGGGATTCGGCGCCTCGGCCCACCTGGTTCTCCGGCTGGTGCGGCACCGCTACCCCGACACCCCCGTCTTCGTCTTCGCGAGGAGCGAGCGGGAGCGGGCCTTCGCCCGGGAGCTGGGCGCCGTCTGGGCGGGGGATACGGCCGATACGGCCCCGGAACGGCTCGACGCCGTGATCGACACGACCCCCGCCTGGAAGCCCGTCGTGGAGGCCTTGAAAAACCTGGCACCGGGGGGCCGCCTGGTGATCAACGCGATCCGCAAGGAGGAGGGCGACAAGGAGGTCCTCCTCGCCCTCCAGTATCCCGAACATCTCTGGATGGAGAAGGAGATCAAAAGCGCGGCCAACGTGGCCCGCCGGGACATCGCGGAATTCCTGGCCATGGCGGCGGAGATCCCGATCCGGCCGGAGGTGCAGGCCTACCCGCTGGCGGAGGCGAACCACGCCCTGTCGGAGCTGAAGGAAGGAAAAATCCGGGGAGCGAAGGTACTCGTGACGGGGGGATAA
- a CDS encoding long-chain fatty acid--CoA ligase, translating into MNIGEWIEKRAFTHPDREFLKDGERAFSNRAFNERVNRTARALQNLDIVKGERLALIMGNTSEFLEIFFACAKTGAILVPVNYRLAGPEIEYILRDSAPRGLVYAVEFAEKAAPLKEPGLGIRHWIRHGGEPLPGESLLSDLTAAESDGEPRPMEEVTGEDPLFIMYTSGTTGDPKGAVLTHGNILFGAVHSLIGYGVNRTYRSLVVAPLFHIGALAASVTPVIYAGGSVVLSGFFNASEVLLTIVRERINYMFAVPVMFQIMADTPEWAGADLSHVHFFISGGAPIPLPVIRKYQDEKGIGFVQGYALTETGRLTSLDLEDAVRKAGSVGKEVFHVRLRIVDEEDRDVAPGEPGEIVVKGPNVFSGYWRKPKETAEAKKGGWFRTGDMGRRDEDGFLYIIGRKVEMIISSGENIYPAEVERAIQSLPAVKEAAAVGMPDPKRGEVVAAFVLLREGEAVTEEDILAGLQGKIAPFKMPKRIFFVDSFPRNPGGKILKRILQKRLREG; encoded by the coding sequence ATGAACATCGGAGAATGGATTGAAAAGAGGGCCTTTACCCACCCGGACCGGGAATTCCTGAAGGACGGTGAGCGGGCCTTCAGCAACCGGGCCTTCAACGAGCGGGTCAACCGGACGGCCCGGGCGCTCCAGAACCTGGACATCGTGAAGGGCGAGCGCCTGGCGCTCATCATGGGCAACACGAGCGAATTCCTGGAGATCTTCTTCGCCTGCGCCAAGACGGGGGCCATCCTGGTGCCTGTGAACTACAGACTGGCGGGGCCGGAGATCGAATACATCCTCCGCGACTCGGCCCCCCGGGGGCTCGTCTACGCCGTCGAGTTTGCCGAAAAGGCGGCTCCCCTCAAGGAGCCGGGCCTGGGGATCCGCCACTGGATCCGCCACGGCGGAGAGCCCCTTCCCGGGGAATCGCTCCTGTCGGACCTGACGGCGGCCGAGTCGGATGGCGAGCCAAGGCCGATGGAGGAAGTGACGGGCGAGGACCCCCTCTTCATTATGTACACCTCCGGAACGACGGGCGATCCGAAAGGGGCCGTCCTGACCCATGGGAACATCCTCTTCGGGGCCGTCCATTCCCTCATCGGCTACGGCGTCAACCGGACCTACCGGTCCCTCGTCGTGGCGCCCCTCTTCCACATCGGCGCCCTGGCGGCGTCGGTCACGCCGGTCATCTACGCCGGCGGCTCCGTCGTCCTGTCGGGGTTCTTCAACGCCTCGGAAGTCCTCCTGACCATTGTCCGGGAGCGGATCAACTACATGTTCGCCGTCCCCGTCATGTTCCAGATCATGGCGGACACGCCCGAGTGGGCCGGGGCGGACCTGTCCCACGTCCACTTCTTCATTTCCGGGGGGGCGCCGATCCCCCTCCCGGTCATCCGGAAGTACCAGGACGAGAAGGGGATCGGCTTCGTCCAGGGCTACGCCCTCACGGAGACGGGGCGGCTCACGTCGCTGGACCTGGAGGACGCCGTCCGGAAGGCCGGGTCCGTGGGCAAGGAGGTCTTCCACGTGCGGCTCCGCATCGTCGACGAGGAAGACCGGGACGTCGCCCCCGGGGAGCCCGGGGAGATCGTCGTGAAAGGTCCCAATGTCTTCTCCGGCTACTGGCGGAAGCCGAAGGAAACTGCGGAGGCCAAGAAAGGCGGCTGGTTCCGGACGGGCGACATGGGGCGGCGGGACGAGGACGGATTTCTCTACATCATCGGCCGCAAGGTGGAGATGATCATCTCCTCCGGGGAGAACATCTACCCCGCCGAGGTGGAGCGGGCGATCCAGTCCCTCCCGGCGGTGAAGGAAGCGGCGGCCGTGGGCATGCCGGACCCGAAGCGGGGAGAGGTGGTGGCGGCCTTCGTGCTGCTCAGGGAGGGCGAGGCTGTGACGGAGGAGGACATCCTGGCAGGGCTCCAGGGGAAGATCGCCCCCTTCAAGATGCCGAAGCGGATTTTCTTCGTCGACTCCTTCCCGAGGAATCCCGGCGGCAAGATCCTCAAGCGCATCCTCCAGAAGCGCCTGCGGGAGGGATGA
- a CDS encoding radical SAM protein, translating into MNVRIVNLHPGCENNALFLSRARRYFELNGHRAGGEREADLVFVGACVVTDWMRRRCEEAIAGAMHSHPLAHFVVFGCLAAFPGELQACLGGEAARIRFIPYGASAELDALVGARVPFETVHVSRLEGHRPYQPRMGPDDRYLLISQGCVNDCSYCSIRLAKGRVRSRPAEEIEADARELYDQGVRTVTLLADDCGSYGLDRDDDLPGLLGRICRIAPDLRIKLYTVFPALFLQYADRLAPFFAAGRIPYVCLPAQSASPRILDLMNRRYDPGRLADAVLRLRALDPGVFVYSHFIFAFPTETWEELAESVSFAGLFDHSVFIGYGGNRVTRAAALASRCDDADRQAKADYLGRLVAEGKLASFVVPYA; encoded by the coding sequence ATGAACGTCCGGATCGTCAACCTTCACCCGGGGTGCGAGAACAACGCCCTGTTTCTTTCCCGGGCCCGGCGCTACTTCGAGTTGAACGGCCACCGGGCCGGTGGCGAGAGGGAGGCGGACCTGGTGTTTGTGGGGGCCTGCGTCGTGACCGACTGGATGCGCCGGCGGTGCGAGGAAGCCATCGCCGGGGCGATGCACAGCCATCCGCTGGCTCATTTCGTTGTCTTCGGCTGCCTGGCGGCCTTTCCCGGGGAACTGCAGGCGTGCCTCGGCGGGGAGGCCGCCCGGATCCGGTTCATCCCGTACGGAGCGAGCGCCGAACTGGACGCCCTCGTCGGGGCGCGCGTTCCTTTCGAGACCGTCCACGTCTCCCGTCTTGAAGGGCACCGTCCCTACCAGCCCCGCATGGGGCCGGATGACCGCTACCTCCTGATCTCCCAAGGTTGTGTCAACGACTGCAGCTACTGCAGCATCCGGCTGGCCAAGGGGCGGGTCCGTAGCCGGCCGGCGGAGGAGATCGAGGCGGATGCCCGCGAACTGTACGATCAGGGCGTCCGGACCGTGACCCTGCTCGCGGACGACTGCGGCTCCTACGGCCTCGACCGGGACGACGACCTTCCGGGGCTGCTTGGCCGGATCTGCAGGATCGCCCCGGACCTCCGGATCAAGCTCTACACGGTGTTCCCGGCCCTGTTCCTGCAATACGCCGACCGGCTGGCACCGTTTTTCGCCGCCGGGCGCATCCCCTACGTCTGCCTGCCCGCCCAATCCGCATCCCCGCGCATCCTGGACCTGATGAACCGCCGCTACGACCCCGGCCGCCTGGCGGATGCGGTTCTCCGGCTCCGTGCCCTCGATCCCGGCGTCTTCGTCTATTCCCACTTCATCTTTGCCTTCCCAACGGAGACCTGGGAGGAGCTTGCGGAAAGCGTCTCCTTCGCCGGACTCTTCGATCACTCCGTCTTCATCGGCTATGGTGGAAACCGGGTGACCCGGGCGGCGGCCCTGGCCTCCCGGTGCGACGACGCCGACCGGCAGGCAAAAGCGGATTACCTGGGGCGACTGGTGGCGGAAGGAAAGCTCGCCTCGTTCGTGGTGCCCTATGCCTGA
- a CDS encoding beta-ketoacyl-[acyl-carrier-protein] synthase family protein, with product MDRRVAITGIGIVSPLSSGREAFGKALFAGESGIAPVTAFPVEALSCRLAAEIRDFQARDFISVKNLRRMDRLSAVATAAARMALDDAGLAVTPANRDRTGMILGTAWGGTDVTVSFARVLVTEGPGSANPILVPNVVMNAPAGHASIELGFRGINTTVNHYAVSAESALAYGAQEIRRGAADVLLAGGADVLAPFYFESLTRFKALSPLQGGGSEGARPFDLRRNGPVAGEGCGILCLEPLDAARERGATVHAEIVGQGMASSPAPMTGWPEDPRGLVLAVRRALRSAGCGPEDVDAVFAAASGGLQPDLLEAEGLEQVFGPGGKMPLVTALKGALGESFTSGGMRAAALALALRDGAVPPTLGLEDPVRPLNIVTGPSVRANVQRGLLNGISHGGSYVSLLFSNIGEES from the coding sequence ATGGACCGGCGCGTCGCGATCACCGGCATCGGCATCGTCTCCCCCCTCAGCTCCGGCCGCGAGGCCTTCGGGAAGGCCCTTTTTGCCGGGGAAAGCGGGATCGCCCCCGTGACCGCATTTCCCGTGGAGGCGCTTTCCTGCCGGCTGGCGGCGGAAATCCGCGATTTCCAGGCGAGGGACTTCATCTCCGTCAAAAACCTCCGGCGCATGGACCGCCTCTCCGCCGTGGCGACGGCGGCGGCCCGGATGGCCTTGGACGACGCGGGGCTCGCCGTAACGCCGGCCAACCGGGACCGCACGGGCATGATCCTGGGGACGGCCTGGGGCGGCACCGACGTGACGGTCTCCTTTGCCCGGGTCCTGGTGACGGAGGGACCCGGATCCGCCAACCCGATCCTCGTGCCCAACGTGGTCATGAACGCCCCGGCGGGGCATGCCTCCATCGAGCTGGGGTTCCGGGGGATCAATACGACGGTCAACCACTACGCCGTCTCGGCGGAGTCGGCCCTGGCCTACGGCGCTCAGGAGATCCGGCGGGGCGCCGCGGACGTCCTTCTGGCCGGCGGGGCCGACGTCCTGGCCCCTTTCTACTTCGAGTCCCTGACGCGCTTCAAGGCGCTGTCGCCCCTCCAGGGCGGGGGCTCCGAAGGCGCCCGCCCCTTCGACCTCCGGCGGAACGGGCCGGTGGCAGGGGAGGGCTGCGGGATCCTCTGCCTGGAGCCGCTGGATGCGGCCCGGGAGCGGGGCGCAACCGTCCATGCGGAGATCGTGGGGCAGGGCATGGCCTCTTCGCCGGCGCCCATGACCGGCTGGCCGGAGGACCCGCGGGGCCTTGTCCTGGCGGTCCGCCGGGCGCTCCGGTCCGCCGGTTGCGGGCCGGAGGACGTGGACGCCGTCTTCGCCGCCGCCAGCGGCGGCCTTCAGCCGGACCTCCTGGAGGCGGAAGGGCTGGAGCAGGTGTTCGGGCCAGGTGGAAAGATGCCGCTCGTGACGGCCCTGAAGGGCGCCCTCGGGGAGAGCTTCACCTCCGGGGGGATGCGGGCGGCGGCCTTGGCCCTGGCGCTCCGGGACGGCGCCGTGCCCCCCACCCTGGGACTGGAAGACCCGGTCCGGCCACTGAATATCGTGACGGGGCCGTCCGTCCGGGCGAATGTGCAAAGAGGACTCCTGAACGGGATCTCCCACGGGGGGAGCTACGTCTCCCTTCTGTTTTCCAATATCGGGGAAGAATCATGA
- a CDS encoding radical SAM protein, with the protein MALPLIKVVQLTLTNRCQLSCQHCGVAELRNVMPGELTLEQIDDVFRDLRLAGCLVVDLFGGEPTLRKDLFEIIRRGKASGFMMSLETNGWLLDGAFVRELEAAGLNQIYLSLDDSRPEEHDRRRGRAGSFERAVRALELGAATSMAVHVSIVPQTAEFFTGGAMNRFMAFVLAKGAEKVRLLLPRFSGRSAHPDGTPFAARRERDLFACIAPEYAPHIYVHTPGTPLGETNKCTAKNIFCHIMSNGWIAPCPYLPLVFGDATRESVVEVFERMQSHPLVRLGGDTCPMRNPDYIEEHIRPMGTGRPFYPVASKNQVDLGAPCPPDCRGCDAAGRPSRRPAEAVIRDLQAVDPNYRSIEFYGGDALLRADLIGILGRVPPGMDIRLWTTGSWLPEDPGFREQLRSFPVRAIRVMMPLGEAGTPGGLGDALGRIRAVQGLGIPIHLYAPADAPAEAHRIVAENAARLGVERIYLFRRDPVSPLSNAVACFGRALGRARLAWAARP; encoded by the coding sequence ATGGCCCTGCCGCTCATCAAGGTCGTCCAACTCACCCTGACCAACCGGTGCCAGTTGAGCTGCCAACACTGCGGGGTGGCGGAGCTCAGAAACGTCATGCCCGGCGAGCTGACCCTGGAGCAGATCGACGATGTCTTCCGGGACCTCCGGCTGGCCGGCTGCCTGGTGGTGGATCTCTTCGGCGGCGAGCCGACGCTCAGGAAGGACCTGTTCGAGATCATCCGGCGCGGAAAGGCCTCCGGATTCATGATGTCCCTGGAGACGAACGGCTGGCTCCTGGACGGGGCCTTCGTCCGGGAGCTGGAAGCGGCGGGCCTGAACCAGATCTACCTCAGCCTGGACGATTCCCGCCCGGAGGAGCATGACCGGCGGAGGGGAAGGGCGGGGAGCTTCGAGCGGGCCGTCCGGGCGTTGGAGCTGGGGGCGGCGACCTCCATGGCCGTGCATGTCTCCATCGTGCCGCAGACGGCCGAATTCTTCACCGGCGGTGCCATGAACCGGTTCATGGCCTTCGTCCTGGCGAAGGGGGCCGAAAAGGTGCGGCTCCTCCTGCCCCGCTTTTCCGGCCGGTCGGCCCATCCAGACGGGACTCCCTTTGCGGCCCGCCGGGAGCGGGATCTCTTCGCCTGCATCGCCCCGGAGTACGCCCCCCACATTTACGTTCACACGCCGGGAACGCCGTTGGGAGAGACGAATAAGTGCACGGCCAAGAACATCTTCTGCCACATCATGAGCAACGGCTGGATCGCCCCCTGCCCGTACCTTCCCCTCGTCTTTGGCGATGCGACCCGGGAATCAGTCGTAGAGGTGTTCGAGCGGATGCAGTCCCATCCGCTGGTTCGGCTGGGCGGCGACACCTGCCCGATGCGGAATCCCGACTACATCGAGGAGCACATCCGGCCGATGGGCACGGGACGTCCCTTCTATCCCGTTGCCTCGAAAAACCAGGTGGATCTCGGCGCCCCCTGCCCGCCGGACTGCCGCGGCTGCGATGCCGCCGGAAGGCCGTCGCGCAGGCCCGCCGAGGCGGTGATCCGCGACCTTCAGGCCGTGGACCCGAACTACCGGAGCATCGAGTTCTACGGCGGGGACGCGCTGCTCCGGGCCGATCTGATCGGCATCCTTGGCCGCGTTCCCCCGGGCATGGATATCCGCCTCTGGACCACGGGAAGCTGGCTGCCGGAGGATCCGGGGTTCCGGGAACAGTTACGTTCCTTTCCCGTCCGCGCCATCCGGGTGATGATGCCGCTTGGCGAGGCGGGGACACCGGGCGGCCTGGGAGACGCTCTCGGACGGATCCGGGCCGTGCAGGGGCTGGGCATCCCCATCCATCTGTACGCCCCGGCGGACGCCCCGGCGGAGGCGCACCGGATTGTGGCCGAAAACGCGGCCCGTCTGGGGGTGGAGCGGATCTATCTCTTCCGCCGGGATCCGGTGTCGCCCCTGTCGAACGCAGTCGCCTGTTTCGGCAGGGCCCTCGGCCGGGCAAGGCTTGCCTGGGCCGCCCGACCATAA
- a CDS encoding beta-ketoacyl-[acyl-carrier-protein] synthase family protein codes for MMERVVVTGLGTLNATAKSAPVFAQALREGRCGIGPFSVFDPSTFRTQIAAEVKDFNPRDHIPRPYPIKRMSRADLLGFAATLEALQDAGLAPLSPVLAEETGVVIGGGGGGLLEGERFYGEYLRTEGRLARFSALSAVYCASSADRIASLLGLRGPKTTFMTACSSGATAVGYARDLIRSGAAPVVIAGGTEPLCRITYAAFNALQAVDPEPCKPFAGNRAGLSLGEAAGILVLESLGHARARGARIYAEVLGYGVTCDAHHMTAPDPEASGAVRSMREALRDAGVSAERVDYVNAHGTATPANDVMESRAIRHVFGDRAGRIPVSSTKSMTGHTLGASGALEAVASVLAIRHRFIPPTIHCTVPDPECDLDYVTEGARETDLAVILSNSFAFGGNNTSLVIGRFEGGNG; via the coding sequence ATGATGGAACGGGTCGTTGTCACCGGACTGGGAACCCTCAACGCAACCGCCAAGAGCGCCCCTGTCTTCGCGCAGGCCCTGCGGGAGGGCCGCTGCGGGATCGGGCCGTTTTCGGTCTTCGATCCCTCGACGTTCCGGACACAGATCGCCGCGGAAGTGAAGGATTTCAATCCCCGCGACCACATCCCCCGGCCGTACCCGATCAAGCGCATGTCCCGGGCGGACCTTCTCGGATTCGCCGCGACCCTGGAGGCCCTGCAGGACGCCGGGCTAGCCCCGCTTTCGCCGGTACTGGCGGAGGAGACGGGCGTCGTCATCGGCGGAGGCGGGGGGGGGCTCCTGGAGGGGGAGCGGTTCTACGGCGAATACCTGCGCACGGAGGGCAGGCTGGCCCGCTTCTCTGCCCTGTCGGCGGTCTACTGCGCCTCATCGGCGGACCGGATCGCGAGCCTCCTGGGGCTCCGGGGACCCAAGACCACCTTCATGACGGCCTGCTCTTCCGGGGCCACCGCCGTCGGCTACGCCCGGGACCTGATCCGGAGCGGAGCAGCCCCGGTCGTCATCGCCGGCGGGACCGAGCCCCTCTGCCGCATCACCTACGCCGCTTTCAACGCTCTCCAGGCGGTGGACCCGGAACCCTGCAAGCCCTTCGCCGGAAACCGGGCGGGTCTTTCCCTGGGAGAGGCGGCGGGGATCCTGGTTCTCGAGTCCCTCGGACACGCCCGGGCCCGGGGGGCCCGGATCTATGCCGAGGTGCTGGGCTACGGCGTCACCTGCGACGCGCACCACATGACGGCCCCCGACCCGGAGGCCTCCGGGGCGGTCCGGTCGATGCGGGAGGCCCTGCGCGACGCCGGCGTTTCCGCGGAGCGGGTCGATTACGTCAACGCCCACGGCACCGCCACGCCGGCCAACGATGTCATGGAGAGCCGGGCCATCCGGCACGTCTTCGGCGACCGGGCCGGGCGAATCCCCGTCAGCTCCACGAAGTCCATGACGGGCCATACCCTGGGCGCCTCGGGAGCCCTCGAGGCGGTCGCGTCCGTCCTGGCGATCCGCCACCGGTTCATCCCGCCGACGATCCACTGCACCGTGCCGGATCCCGAATGCGATCTCGACTATGTCACCGAGGGGGCGCGGGAAACGGACCTGGCGGTGATTCTGTCCAATTCCTTCGCCTTCGGGGGGAACAACACCTCGCTCGTCATCGGGCGGTTCGAAGGAGGGAACGGGTAG
- a CDS encoding acyl-CoA dehydrogenase produces MEILPWTGEHRAFREEFRGFLAREVIPFVDRWEADGIVPRSAWLAMGAAGFLCTDVPREYGGRGLDFLHSVIVVDEMAKTNCYGLSPRLHSNVVVPYITSFASEELKHRYLPGCIRGEIVTGIAMTEPHAGSDVAAIRTSAVEDGDFVVLNGQKTFISNGTNGDLFVVAAKDPATEDPHRAVDIYLVEGKTPGFERGRRLKKAGWHSQDTTEIFFHDCRVPLTHRLGGKGSGFKNLMRHLQPERLVVAIGAVSAAEWVLEHTISHVKKTDVSGTALSSFQHVRFEIAEMATEVQIGRTFVDKLIADHIEGKNVVREVSMAKWWTTETAWRIADRCLQLHGRLGLDESGPLARAWRDLRVTRILAGTNEIMKGIIARMTGI; encoded by the coding sequence ATGGAGATCCTGCCCTGGACCGGTGAGCACCGGGCCTTCCGCGAGGAATTCCGCGGGTTCCTCGCCAGAGAGGTCATTCCCTTCGTGGACCGGTGGGAGGCCGACGGCATCGTTCCCCGGTCGGCCTGGCTGGCCATGGGCGCAGCAGGGTTTCTCTGCACCGACGTGCCCCGGGAGTACGGCGGCCGCGGCCTCGATTTCCTCCATTCCGTCATCGTCGTGGACGAGATGGCGAAGACCAACTGCTACGGTCTCTCCCCGCGGCTCCACAGCAACGTGGTCGTCCCCTACATCACGTCCTTCGCCTCCGAAGAGCTCAAGCACCGCTACCTGCCAGGCTGCATCCGGGGCGAGATCGTCACCGGCATCGCCATGACGGAGCCCCACGCCGGGAGCGACGTGGCGGCCATCCGGACAAGTGCCGTGGAGGACGGCGATTTCGTGGTCCTGAACGGCCAGAAGACCTTCATCTCCAACGGAACCAACGGCGACCTCTTCGTGGTGGCCGCGAAGGACCCGGCGACGGAGGACCCCCACCGGGCCGTGGACATCTACCTGGTGGAGGGGAAGACCCCGGGCTTCGAAAGGGGGCGCCGCCTGAAGAAGGCGGGCTGGCACAGCCAGGACACGACGGAGATCTTCTTCCACGACTGCCGGGTGCCCCTGACCCACCGCCTCGGCGGGAAGGGCTCGGGGTTCAAGAACCTGATGCGGCACCTCCAGCCGGAGCGCCTTGTCGTGGCCATCGGCGCCGTCTCCGCGGCGGAGTGGGTCCTGGAGCACACGATTTCCCACGTGAAGAAGACGGACGTCTCGGGGACGGCCCTGTCGTCGTTCCAGCACGTCCGCTTCGAGATCGCCGAAATGGCTACGGAGGTCCAAATCGGCCGGACCTTCGTGGACAAGCTCATCGCCGACCACATCGAGGGGAAGAACGTCGTCCGGGAGGTCTCCATGGCCAAGTGGTGGACCACCGAGACGGCCTGGCGGATCGCCGACCGGTGCCTCCAGCTCCACGGCCGCCTGGGCCTCGACGAGAGCGGCCCCCTCGCCCGGGCCTGGCGGGACCTCCGCGTCACCCGCATCCTCGCCGGCACCAATGAAATCATGAAAGGCATCATCGCCCGGATGACGGGGATATAA
- a CDS encoding radical SAM protein, whose protein sequence is MPDPAAAPKPGIFVFNPSRRCAPGAYLFTQAVRFFLLNGHPLVRDVRDAGIILVNSCCVTEGKIGTSLAALETARSHGKGKSVVLLGCLAGLPDTPFDPEGVLCVGPKDLDLLDTHFPNRIPVRAAAASRLPPEFFLPGQHLGPQDAFLFIGQGCVNACSYCNIRRAKGGLSSVPVESILSRARSGLERGVREFALLADDCASYGRDIGSDLVDLIGGLLGLDGGLSLKLSYVFPSFVEDRFDDLAPLFATGRIRYANIPLQSGSQRILDLMNRRYPIGRVVERVRRLREIAPRSLLCTHVLINFPTETREDFRASLALADAFRDTYFLHYSDNRGTPAARLEPKVPPEEALRRLDAASDFVNARGRGVVIRDFDCDLPYNVSRDRGA, encoded by the coding sequence ATGCCTGATCCCGCAGCGGCCCCGAAGCCCGGCATCTTCGTCTTCAACCCGAGCCGGCGCTGCGCCCCCGGCGCATACCTCTTTACCCAGGCGGTCCGCTTCTTCCTCCTGAACGGCCACCCCCTGGTGCGGGACGTCCGGGACGCCGGGATCATCCTCGTGAACTCCTGCTGCGTCACGGAGGGAAAGATCGGCACGTCCCTGGCGGCGCTCGAGACGGCCAGGAGTCACGGGAAGGGGAAGAGCGTGGTTCTCCTGGGCTGCCTGGCCGGCCTGCCGGACACCCCGTTCGATCCGGAGGGGGTGTTGTGCGTCGGGCCGAAGGACCTGGACCTTCTCGATACGCATTTTCCAAACCGGATCCCTGTCCGGGCGGCCGCGGCGAGCCGCCTGCCGCCGGAGTTCTTCCTGCCGGGACAGCACCTCGGTCCGCAGGACGCCTTCCTCTTCATCGGCCAGGGATGCGTGAACGCCTGTTCCTACTGCAACATCCGCCGCGCGAAGGGAGGCCTGTCGAGCGTGCCCGTGGAGTCGATCCTCTCCCGGGCCCGCAGCGGGCTCGAACGAGGCGTGCGGGAATTCGCCCTGCTGGCGGATGACTGCGCCAGCTACGGCCGGGACATCGGGAGCGACCTGGTCGATCTGATCGGGGGGCTCCTCGGGCTGGACGGCGGCTTGTCGCTCAAGCTGAGCTACGTGTTCCCATCCTTCGTGGAGGATCGCTTCGACGATCTGGCGCCGCTCTTTGCCACCGGGCGCATCCGCTACGCGAACATCCCGCTCCAGTCGGGCTCGCAGCGCATCCTGGACCTGATGAACCGGCGCTATCCCATCGGCCGGGTCGTGGAGCGCGTGCGACGGCTCCGGGAGATCGCGCCCCGGTCGCTCCTCTGTACCCATGTCCTCATCAATTTTCCCACGGAGACCCGGGAGGACTTCCGGGCGTCCCTGGCCCTGGCGGACGCCTTCCGCGACACGTACTTTCTCCACTATTCGGACAACCGGGGGACTCCCGCGGCCCGGCTGGAGCCGAAGGTCCCGCCGGAGGAGGCGCTGCGGCGGCTGGACGCCGCCTCGGACTTCGTGAACGCCCGGGGGCGGGGGGTGGTGATCCGGGATTTCGACTGCGATCTGCCCTATAACGTCAGCCGGGATCGGGGTGCCTGA